The genomic region AATTGAAAATCGATAAAAGTGTgaaggaatatatatataaataagcaTTGACTCATATCATTGACGATGATGAAcacattgaaaataaattctgAAACTTGAGAACTCGTAAGAATCCCCATGAAAGAAGGGACCCCAATGGTAGATTAGCATCTTCTCATAGTAGTAGGTCCACGGGAATCATCTATATCACTTCAAAATGGAGTAtctcctctctttctctctctctctctctctctctctctctattcTTGAGGAAAACTCATGTCACTGAAATTGATAGCATTCAAGACTACTTTACAGAACGCACTGCTGCATCCCATCCGACGTAACTAAGGTTGCTCGACGTTTCGGCCCTTGGTTGGTCAATAACTAGGGTCGAAAGACACTGAGGAACCCACTTTTCTTTGAGAAACAACGATTTCCGTCCACTTTAGTCACTCCATCACTGCACTTTCGTTCCATAATGTTTCATATCAAGATAGACGTACTCTTTATCAGTGCTAACCTATCAAACCCCCCCCAAAAGAGAACAAAACAGTGCTAAGCTACCAACTTGATGTACCATGCCCCTAAGGcccttcctttttttcttgttactatTACTTTGtattattgtaattattactCGCATATAGTTTGTACATCCGATTACTTAATTTATATTCGCACAACACTTTCAAATTTAACTTTGATCattcaatttatatatatttaacgaatctaaaatttaatatcaagtcaaatagaATTAACTCGGTGAATAACcttattgaatatttctttactttctCTTCTTCCCTTCCGTCTTGACTCATTGACTTTTTCAATTTACCTTCAACAAACTCGAGGCTTATTAGATCTAAAATTATACAATATAAAGAactttttccaattttactagtcttatcattattttttgcaATTCAATATAAAGCTTTCATTTCTAATTGTTACAAATTGATGGAAATAATTTCAAGTTTAAGCCTGATGAAAGTAGGAGTTTTCATGAATTTGAATAAACTTTTAGCTAGGGCTAtggaaaataatgaatgcCTAGCtccatatatttatataaccGACTATGCAATGATGTGCTTTATTATTGTGTGGAACATGGAGcaccaaaagaagaagaaaaaaaattgaaggtgagggttttttttttctctaaatgaAAAAGGTGAGAATAAAGATACTGAAATATGGCTGGGACGCAACACTTGGTAGAGGCTCTTTGTGGGAttgtcaaatggggtcaacaGGCTAAACAGTTTTCGCCACTACAATGAGTGATTCTGCCACCCCATGTGGTTAACGTGTTATACTACTGTCTATCAGCTTCAACACCATATGGATGTGAAAATAATGccagaaaaataagaaaaagaagggaaaaggaaaaaaggagcAAGTTTCTGGAAGTGGCTTTTCTATATGGGGGAAAATGGGTAGATTTCAAAAGCATTGGACATTCCCCTTAATTTGGACAGTCAACCTCCCAGAGGGGGATTATTGTTGCAAATAAATCTGTTTCAAAGTAGGAAGATGTCATTTTTGTTGCATTTGTTTGTCAAAACTCCATGAAGGGTATCGTTGCAAGCATTTTGCTCATTTTTCAGTAATGATAGAGCTGATCAAAGTAAATGGTGGGTTGAGAAGTGTCTTATTCATATAGAAAGAAAACTTTGTGTTTTCTTGAAAGAAAACCCttcttcaaaagaaaatttgcaaGGAATTGACCTCATTTCTGTAGAGATTAGAAAATCTTTGGCACTTTGATTGCTCCTATCTAGTTACCTCAAGCATCTGGTTTTTGATACAAATGAAAGTAATTACAAGAAAGGGTGACCACTGAACCAAAGGGTTCTTGTGTTTTTTGattgaaaagaaaggaaaaaaagagaaagaaatccCAATGATTGACAGCGACCTAACCATTATGGTAAAACTTTGATAAAAAGCAATAGTAGGACAAAAGTGAATGCCAAACTATTGTAATTAGGAGCTTCTACTTTGTCCTACTGATGTGAAGTTGCTTGACATAGATTTTTGACTTGAAAGAACACTTTGGTCTTAATTACGCCTTGACAATGAGCAAGAATTTTAGAAATGTAATAGGCTAGGCGGCCCTCCCCTAGGCTAAGAATATAAGTGTTCTGTTATTTCATcctcaaaaacaatcaaattgtGCCTACGTATCCGGAAAAAAGATGACGAAACTTAATATTCGCACCTCCCCACATCAGAAAGGGTCGAATTCTACCCCCTGTGGAGAGTTCTCCTCACATCAAGGGTCATTTCGCAATAACATCAACCATCAAAGTAATTTGTCAAGTTCATTCTatcttcaaaagaaaattgttgGTGGGAGTTTGACAAATAGTGATGGAGAAAGAAGTGGCAAAATGCCCTTTGAGATAAGGCGGTGAAAGCATTATAGTCCTtgtcacaagggtattttcatACTCAGTAGGAAAAGAATGGAACTACTTCATTGTCCCTAGCTAGGCAGTCCGTTCTTGGTTGAGAAATAAGATCGAGGACTCTGCTTGCCTTAGGGAGTGTGCCGCTGAGTCAACTTGAGTTCACTCTTTGTTTTAGTTGGTTAGGTTTCTAATCATTGAGCATCATggccaaaatgaaaaaaattttatcctaAAGCAGGCTGGCTGGTCATGCCTTGGGCCACAAAGATGACTTGCGGCTATGCTTCGCAGCAATTCTAAATTCTTGTTCTGCTGCTTGTTCGCCATGGAAACTCGTGCATTGGCTTAAAGTTTTGACAACCAAAATTGGAGTAGGTCATTAGCATAACTTTTCCTAATAAGAACAACAAACCAAGCACAAGCTAAGATATTTTGCTCTCCTGTGCCTATCCATTTTGTACTTTTAGTCACAATCAAGATCTCTCTTTAGTCCACATTCCTTTTTGCCTTCTAATTCAGCATGCTTTCTTATCTTTATGCATTAGTGAAAAGAATAGTTAACTCGCTGGAAAAGTTCAGACAGTTTAGACAATTTCTTTCTGCACAAAAATCTATTCataaaattaagttatttcATCAATAACATCTAAAGGGGAGGTGCTGTGTCTTTGCATCTCCTTTGATTGTGTTTCTCAAATGAAATTAGGgacaataaaatcaatcatgGGATCCACATTATAGGGAAAATTTGCTCCCATTCCTTCTTTCCCTCATCCCATCGATCAAAAGTGAAGTTTGTAACTCTTATGAAGCACTTCTCCTTGCATTTCTCATAATCCTTGTGGGAATCATACAGATAGTAGGGTCGTTCATGATAACGACCATGTGATATGTTGTTGTATGTTCCTTCACAGAACACCGGTGGCCAACTGGTAACACTGATGTTCTCATCAGGCAGAAAAATTGAAGTCTCATTTCCAGGGGCTACACAGATGGAAAATCGTGTCGAATTCACATGACATGTGATGTAAGCGACCTTGCCTGGTCTGGCCTGATTGCTTACGACCAGAGTGGTGGCAGTGCTGTATTCGCATGATGCAAACAGTGATAGAATTAGTATGCAAATGGTTGGCCTTGGAATCCTCATGGCTTGGAATTTGATCTGCAATCCCTCTCCCTATGGCACCTTACTTTTGCTCTTCTGCTACAATTAGAATTTGATGTAACTTTTTATAGTTGGAGTTTTGTTGCTCCCTTAATTGCAGTCATGAACGTTTCTGAACTATAAAGACAGCCGTTGCACATTTATAAAGACATTTGATCTATTGATATAAAGAAAATCCCTTTGCACATTTCTGTTTTTCCTCCATGATTTTGGCGAGAATCAGCCAAAATTGTAATAGGCATATCCCACCCTCCAATAGGAAAGAagaattcttttcattttatgaAACCTTTTCAGTTTTACTGAGAAAAAACCCAAATACATGTATTGATGATTGGGcctgcttttcaaaaaaaatttatgaatgGGTCTAAAGCCTCATATGTGATAAAGATAAAGCAAACGACCTGATATTCATTTAAGTCCACAACAGGATCCAATGAGGCAAATGCTAACAAATTCTGAGATTTCTTCTCGTGTCTAAAACCCAGGCTTTTTTGAGTCATCAGCACTCCATACAAAGATAACCCCAAGCTTTACTTCCTTCTTTACCTCATTGCAAGCTTAAAAAAACCCATCATCTGGGCCCAGCCTTTGCCCACCATCACTAATGAAGCCAGCCAAAATTTGCCCCCCTCCCTAGTTAGATTAGATGATTGCTCATGGAAATAGTTCACAAACTTTTAGACAGGGGGAGTTCCATGATACAGATATGCTTcaatggttaaatttattGAACAAAAGGATAAATGTCAAGATATTATTTAGACCTCTTTGTATTGacattttgaaatgttgaTGTTACAAAACAAATTCCTCATTACTTCTCTCTTAACTCCAATGTCAAAAGTCAAAAAGGGGGTCAATAAATCAAAAATGTTGAAATACACAAAAAagccacaaaaaaaaagagagggaaAAATAGAATCAGGGCAGGTTTTTGGGCAGAGACTGTTGggaaattatgaaattgtcTCTAAAAAATTACCCAAGATCtaacccaatcaatagaataaagaaagaaaaaaatcaagcacacccacaagatcacaagaatttacgtggttcggtcttttgatgacctacATCCACAGGCACAGCAACAGATAAAAattcactaagagaaaaatcaggaGGTTACAAGAATAGTCTCAAACTCACAACCCTTATCCCAcgtacacctaaatcactctctctaaatttaggtgatgattattctttaacccCATAAGGTCCTTTTATAGtatcaaatacaataaccTTATCCTAATATAATTAAGAATTGTTATACTAgtctaactagatttaaagactaATTTAATAaggtatactaatttaattagaattaaacaatcctaattaaatcacaattcaagactatcttaacaaatctccaccttaAGCTTGCATTCACCAAGCTCCACCTTACGAACCAATCTCTGTCGACACCGCCACTGCCCCAAAGGGCCTCAAGCACTACGAACACCGATCAAGTCCAAGCAATGCTTTAACTTTATCCCAGAAACTGACTTAGTTAGCATATTTGCCAGATTTTCATATGTAGTTATTTTCTTTACTACAATCTCACATCTAGATTCTTGTCCAAAACAAAGATCACTAACCAAGTCTCGAAGCCATAAGGCCTCCTTCACTGCCTCGGTCACAGCCATATATTTAACTTCAGTTGTAAACAAAGCAACTACTACTTTCCAACTGATTGCAAATCTTGAGAAAGTGAACATATACCCCATTCGAGATCTTTTACTATCTagatcactagcaaaatctgaTTTGGAGAAACCAACTACATTACGACTAATGTTTGCACCTCCTTCACACACTAAGCCAACTTCAATAGTACCTTTGAGTGTTTTCACAAGCTCCCATGTTTGATCCCAGTGTATAAACTCAATCTTCTTAGAAGACTCGACATATGTAATTTCCTCATGATAAAAGTAAGGCTCATCAATCTCTACTTCCATAGataaaacataagaatcaGAATCACTATCAATACAAGTAATGCTTATTTGAGATACCAATTATTGTAACTATTGCAATTCATTCTGGGTTTCACTATCATCCCGCACTGTCACAAGAGCATTGATTTCAAGCTCCATTTGCTTGCCAACTTCTTGGTCTGTGTTTGCAATTCTAGACTTTATCCCACAAAGTAATGCAAACTTGTTAAAGGTAACATCCCGACTTACCATAAACTTAGGGAACTTACAATCAGTACACCACAACCGATAATCCTTCACCTTATATGCATAGCCTAGAAATATGCACTCCGTCGCCCTCAACTCAAGTTTACCATCACTTACACGAGCATGAACAAGACAACCAAATACTCTCAATATAGAGTAATCAGCGGGCTTACCAGACCAAACTTTCTTGGGAGTCTTAAATTCAATTGCAGTTGATGAAAACCGATTTACCAAGTAGCAAGCCTTGTTGATAGCTTTTGTCCAGAATACTTTGGTTAGGCCAACATTAGAGAACATGTATTTTGCTCTCTCCAGAAGTGTTTTCTTCATCCATTCTACAATACTGTTTTGGTGTGGTGTTTTGACGATAGTGCAATATCTAACAATTTTTTCATTCTTGTAGAATAGACCAAACTCACCTTTGCAAAATTCCAAACCTTTGTTTATTTGAAAGCTCTCGATCCTTTTCTTAGTTTGCTTCTCGGTTAATACCTTTCAATGCAAAAAGGTGGTTAACACTTCACTCATAGCCTTCAAAAGATACGTCCACacctttcttgaaaaataatcaataaaggTCCACATGTATAATGATCCACCTTTTGATGCCATTGAAGAAGGACCCCATAAATCTGAATGGATGTAGTTTACTGCACTCTTAGTTCAATGAGTTGTAGTGTTAAATTTCACTATATGTTGCTCACAGAAATCTAGCTTTTCAATCTTTTGACCACACAACAAACTACGCTTACTTAGTTTTTTAATCCATCTCTCACTCATATGACCTAATCTCATATGCCATAAATGTGTTACATCATCTTCAGGATCATTAGATGAGACCACAGAAACAGTTTCAATGACCGTGTTTCCCACTAGACAATAAAGGTCATTGGATAACTTGCCCTTTATGATAGTTAAGGCTTATttagatacattcaagacaccATCTTGGCCACTATATTTTTAGCTCTTCTTATTTAACAAACTCAATgatatcaaattctttttcatgtcaAGGACATGTTTTACCTCAAGTGATCTTACCATACCATCGAATATCTTGATTCGAATTGTGCCAATCCCAACaactgagagagagaaatcatctTCTAATTGTACAGTGCCCATATCAACAGATTGATAAGTTGAAAACCAATCACGCCTAAGACATATATGAAAACAACAAGCTAAATCCAAGATCCATGTATCCATCAGGTTATCGTTGGTAATTGTAAGAACATTATCTGTTTCTtcaaaagtatcaaagtcATCTCCAACCACATTTACAGTATTCACAAATTTGTTGATCTTTTCATCATCTTTGAATTTGGTACAGTCTTGACGAAAGTGCCATTTCTAACCACAATTTCAGCAAGTTTTCCcttttactttaaatttaccttttctgtCTATACCCATCTCTCTATCTTTTCCTCTATTCACAACCAAACCTtctacttgattttcattctAGATACTAccaactttcttcttcaattcctTCGAATTTAAAGATGCTCTTACATCATCGAAAGTGAAAGTGTCTCGGCCATATAACATAGTATCCATGAAGTTTTCATACGATGAAGGCaaagaacataaaagaatTAGGGCTAGGTATTCATCCTCAATTTTAACATtgatattctttaaatcaagaataactctattaaattcatcaataTGAGTATTAACGGACGTACCTTCACTCATCTTAAGAGTATACAATCGTTGCTTAATATAAAGCCGATTCATCAGGGATTTggtcatataaatacttttgAGTTTAAGCCACACTGCAACAGCAGATTCTTCATCCGTGACTTCTCTTATCACCTCATCAGACAAAGCTAAGAGAATAGCACTATGTGCTTTTTCCATAAGGTTATCTTTCTCACCATTAGATAAATTCGAAGGAAGATGCTCTTTTTCCTTCAGTGCCTTCAACAGTCCTTGTTGCACTAGCAATGCGCACATCTTAACACACCACAAGCTGAAATCGTTTCTtccattaaacttttcaatctCATACTTTGTCGACGAAGTTACCATAGCAAGATTCAGATTGACCTAGGACCttgaagctctgataccagtttgttgagaaattacgaaattatctctaaagaattgcccaagatctaacccaatcaatagaataaagaaagaaagaaatcaagcacacccacAAGATCACAAGAATTTATGTGGTTCggtcttttgatgacctacgtCCATGGGCACAGCAACAGAGCAAAattcactaagagaaaaatcaagaaattacaagaacagtctcaaactcaCAACCCTTATCCCATgtacacctaaatcactctttctaaatctaggtgatgattattctttaacccCATTGGGTCTTTTTATAGTACCAAATATAATAACCTTATTCTAATATAATTAAGAATTGTTATTCTAGTTTAATTAGATTTAAAGACTAATTTAATAaggtatactaatttaattaaaattaaacaatcttaattaaatcacaattcaagactatcTTCATAGAGACCAAGGAGATAATGATATTGTCAACATTTAGGAAGATCTGCTGGTGGAGGCAGCAGCTTCTGATTGGGAAGTTTTCCATCTAAGACGATCCAAGCCATCTTCAAACCCCAGCTGGTGTGCACTTCGAGGTGGCAATGCATGAGCCATACCCCTGCAAGCATGCACTTCATGTTGTCATGATCATCAACTCAAATCAAGTAAGCAAAATACAGGATCATAcaagtcatttttgttttctgtaATGCATCTTAGTGATTTTCTCCATTTTACTTACCTGGATTGTCTGCAAGAAAACGAATTGCCACCCAACCTCCTGATGGCACACCAACAGTGTTCCTTTCAATAGGGTCAACAAGGTTGAAGTTTGCAAGGTCCTTCTTCGGATCAAAGTTGCCAAAACCTTGGCCGACAACGAAGAAGTTGAAGCCATGCAGGTGAAGAGGGTGGCTTTCAGCTCCGAGAATGCTTGTGTCCTGCATTACCAGCTCCACGCTAGTGTTAAAAGGAAGCACTACCACCTTCGTTCCATTGCTTACCATAGTGTTGTTAGGTGTGGTGCCTGTATAGTTAAACGGAATAATTGGATTGCTAGGAAAATCAGGGGTGTAAACTCCATTTGATTGGCCAAGGAAATGAGCTTGGAGTAGTGCTGTAGTTGGCATTGCAAACGATACATTATTGACTGAAGCTGCCATCTTGGTTCCATTAGGACCTTGGCAGGTTCGGTTCTGCTGGCATGGACTTGTTCCAAGACCTACTGCGAAGAAAAAATGCTTATCAACCTTTTGGGGCACGTTGGCAGGATATTGTGCACTGGCCAGGCTACGCAGTTTATTCGCGAAATTTGTAGCAAATGAAGTGTCATTTAAAGCCGGTAGAATCGGTTTAAACAGAGGGAGCATTTTAATGCTTGAATGAAAGCTATCGGGTGGTAACTCGTATTCTAAAATGCCCGCAACAGTTGAATTGTCAAATGTTCCTTGGCCTGTCACATATGGTCGAGCGGTCATGAAGAATGTGGCACTTGGATAGCTGGGTTTGGTCTTAAGAAGCACATTGGTGGTTTGACCAGGGGTGATGAGAAGTGTTTCAGTCTCGAAAGGTTTAACATAAATAGCATCAAAGTCTACAACAGTGAGTGTGTGGTTTGCTACGCTGAAGAAGAGCTCATTGTTGAGTGCAGCGTTGATTAGACGCAGAAGGTAAGTCTTGCCAGGCCTCACCTTCAGCTTGAATGTatctgtcaaaattttttacttccaAGTTGAATCAAATAGCTCCATTATGTACATATAGTTTAATATACAATGTTTTCAGCTAGTTTCTACCTTTGGCACTGCAGTTATAAAGTGGTCCTGGGAGACCATTTATGGTATAAGCGTCGGAGACATTTGGACCTCCACCTCTCCGCAGGGCTTGGCTAATAACTGCCTCAGGATCTGCATTGAACCACTCTCCTGCAATGGATCATCATAGTTTAATTTGTGTTagcaaaataattaaatcttGTAAAGATGCGAATAGGTGTAGAGTTTGAATCAGCTctgaaaattttttaccaaAGGTAATGGGAACTTCCTTGTATGGCTTAGCAAATGGATAAGGAACACCACGCTTGGGAAGAATGACTATGGGACCATAGACAGTTGCCCGTAGCCATGATATATGGGCGTGCCAAAAGAGAGTCCCTCTTTGGCCTACAATGGTGAAGTTGTACACGTAGCTTTGGCCAGTTTGAATGGGACACTGAGTCACATATGCCGGCCCATCTGCCCACCCACTTCGAAGCTGTCGAATGCCATGCCTATTTCAAAGACACCATCATAACTTGCAATTTAGACTTTCCCTCATTAATTTTAAGCATATGAGATAATTTGTTTAACTTGTAATAGCTGCAAAAATGTCACTTTACAAAGGAAAGTTCAATACCAGTGGATGGAAATATTGTTCGACAAATGGTTGACCACTTTTATCAGAAGCTGGTCACCCTCCCTCGCTACAATGCGAGGCCCTGGAAATTGTCCATTCACCGAGACAATGCTCTTCGTATGGCAGAGACGTGTCACATTATGCAACTTGATCTACAAAACAGAAAGGTCC from Theobroma cacao cultivar B97-61/B2 chromosome 9, Criollo_cocoa_genome_V2, whole genome shotgun sequence harbors:
- the LOC18590788 gene encoding uncharacterized protein LOC18590788; amino-acid sequence: MRIPRPTICILILSLFASCEYSTATTLVVSNQARPGKVAYITCHVNSTRFSICVAPGNETSIFLPDENISVTSWPPVFCEGTYNNISHGRYHERPYYLYDSHKDYEKCKEKCFIRVTNFTFDRWDEGKKEWEQIFPIMWIP
- the LOC18590790 gene encoding laccase-17, with protein sequence MGASLLSSPAFLVFFSFFALCLLPGPVLGITRHYKFDIKLHNVTRLCHTKSIVSVNGQFPGPRIVAREGDQLLIKVVNHLSNNISIHWHGIRQLRSGWADGPAYVTQCPIQTGQSYVYNFTIVGQRGTLFWHAHISWLRATVYGPIVILPKRGVPYPFAKPYKEVPITFGEWFNADPEAVISQALRRGGGPNVSDAYTINGLPGPLYNCSAKDTFKLKVRPGKTYLLRLINAALNNELFFSVANHTLTVVDFDAIYVKPFETETLLITPGQTTNVLLKTKPSYPSATFFMTARPYVTGQGTFDNSTVAGILEYELPPDSFHSSIKMLPLFKPILPALNDTSFATNFANKLRSLASAQYPANVPQKVDKHFFFAVGLGTSPCQQNRTCQGPNGTKMAASVNNVSFAMPTTALLQAHFLGQSNGVYTPDFPSNPIIPFNYTGTTPNNTMVSNGTKVVVLPFNTSVELVMQDTSILGAESHPLHLHGFNFFVVGQGFGNFDPKKDLANFNLVDPIERNTVGVPSGGWVAIRFLADNPGVWLMHCHLEVHTSWGLKMAWIVLDGKLPNQKLLPPPADLPKC